In Littorina saxatilis isolate snail1 linkage group LG8, US_GU_Lsax_2.0, whole genome shotgun sequence, a single genomic region encodes these proteins:
- the LOC138974151 gene encoding mucin-2-like — protein sequence MGFDVNNSIVMCFNELGCGEAALRKFSAIMSIPGLSHNTYRRISKKVGGAHREVTANVLQAAVQAVHDANAHGDPDFDNGDNSDEGGDAECAANDGDSSDSANVDSDDDSSHSGSTASTARRDSDDEVTTTTTTPTTATSPTSAYTTTTSPTTEYTTTTSPTTASTTTTSPTTEDTTTTSPTTASTTTNSPTTEDTTTTSPTTASTTTNSPTTEDTTTTSPTTASTTTNSPTTEDTTTTSPTTASTTTNSPTTEDTTTTSPTTASTTTTNSPTTEDTTTTSPTTASTTTNSPTTEDTTTTSPTTASTTTTSPTTEYTTTTSPTTEYTTTTSPTTEDATTTSPTTDDGTTTSPTTDDGTTTSPTTEYTTTTSPTTEDTTTTSPTTASTTTNSPTTEDTTTTSPTTASTTTTSPTTEDTTTTSPTTASTTTNSPTTEDTTTTSPTTASTTTNSPTTEDTTTTSPTTASTTTNSPTTEDTTTTSPTTASTTTNSPTTEDTTTTSPTTASTTTNSPTTEDTTTTSPTTASTTTTSPTTEDTTTTSPTTEYTTTSPTTEYTTTTSPTTEYTTTTSPTTEYTTTTPPTTEDTATTSPTTEYTTTTSPTTEDSTTTSPTTEYTTTTSPTPEDTTKWDVNCGVPQVNNGTVTITINGTLEGDTATLTCDPYFQLTPEVSSLLTCDVSGQWTPLDVTCEHVT from the exons ATGGGGTTTGACGTCAACAACTCCATTGTCATGTGCTTCAACGAGTTAGGATGTGGCGAGGCAGCTCTTCGGAAGTTCTCTGCCATCATGTCGATTCCAGGATTGTCGCACAACACCTATCGGCGTATCTCCAAGAAGGTGGGTGGTGCACACAGAGAGGTGACTGCAAATGTCTTGCAGGCAGCTGTTCAAGCTGTGCATGATGCCAATGCACATGGCGACCCGGACTTTGACAACGGTGACAACAGTGACGAAGGTGGTGACGCAGAGTGTGCAGCTAATGATGGTGACAGCAGCGACTCTGCAAATGTTGACAGTGACGACGACAGTAGTCATAGTGGCTCTACTGCTAGCACAGCAAGAAGAGACAGTGATGATGAAG taacaactacaacaacaacaccaacaacagctACATCACCCACCTCGGCATATACAACAACGACTTCACCCACCACGGAATATACTACAACGACTTCACCCACAACGGCATCAACAACAACGACTTCACCCACCACGGAAGATACTACCACAACTTCACCCACCACGGCATCAACAACAACGAATTCACCCACCACGGAAGATACTACAACGACTTCACCCACCACGGCATCAACAACAACGAATTCACCCACCACGGAAGATACTACCACGACTTCACCCACCACGGCATCAACAACAACGAATTCACCCACCACGGAAGATACTACCACGACTTCACCCACCACGGCATCAACAACAACGAATTCACCCACCACGGAAGATACTACCACGACTTCACCCACCAcggcatcaacaacaacaacgaattCACCCACCACGGAAGATACTACTACGACTTCACCCACCACGGCATCAACAACAACGAATTCACCCACCACGGAAGATACTACCACGACTTCACCCACCACGGCATCAACAACAACGACTTCACCCACCACGGAATATACTACAACGACTTCACCCACCACGGAATATACTACAACGACTTCACCCACCACCGAAGATGCTACAACGACTTCACCCACCACGGACGATGGTACAACGACTTCACCCACCACGGACGATGGTACAACGACTTCACCCACCACGGAATATACTACAACGACTTCACCCACCACGGAAGATACTACCACAACTTCACCCACCACGGCATCAACAACAACGAATTCACCCACCACGGAAGATACTACAACGACTTCACCCACCACGGCATCAACAACAACGACTTCACCCACCACGGAAGATACTACCACGACTTCACCCACCACGGCATCAACAACAACGAATTCACCCACCACGGAAGATACTACCACGACTTCACCCACCACGGCATCAACAACAACGAATTCACCCACCACGGAAGATACTACCACGACTTCACCCACcacagcatcaacaacaacgaaTTCACCCACCACGGAAGATACTACCACGACTTCACCCACCACGGCATCAACAACAACGAATTCACCCACCACGGAAGATACTACTACGACTTCACCCACCACGGCATCAACAACAACGAATTCACCCACCACGGAAGATACTACCACGACTTCACCCACCACGGCATCAACAACAACGACTTCACCCACCACGGAAGATACTACAACAACTTCACCCACCACGGAATATACTACGACTTCACCCACCACGGAATATACTACAACGACTTCACCCACCACGGAATATACTACAACGACTTCACCCACCACGGAATATACTACAACGACTCCACCCACAACAGAAGATACTGCAACGACTTCACCCACCACGGAATATACTACAACGACTTCACCCACCACGGAAGATTCTACAACGACTTCACCCACCACGGAATATACTACAACGACATCACCCACCCCGGAAGATACTACAAAGTggg ACGTGAACTGCGGAGTGCCTCAAGTCAACAACGGAACCGTAACCATAACCATAAACGGAACTCTGGAAGGTGACACGGCGACCTTGACCTGTGACCCCTACTTCCAGCTGACCCCGGAGGTGTCATCACTGCTGACCTGTGACGTCAGCGGTCAGTGGACTCCGCTAGACGTTACGTGCGAGCATGTAACatga